CGAGGGGGGCGGGAGCGGAGGGTACTCCCAGATGGGCTCCACAAATGTTGGGGAGCTGGACTTCTTCGGGAAATCCTTCTGCAGACTTCTAAAGAAGCCGTTTCTGTCACCCACATTTCCTCTGCTGACCTTATGACTCTGATTCTTGCGTCCCAGGATAATCTTATCTCCATTCTCCAGCTTGGAATTGTGAGCGCTGAGTTGAGCCAGGTGGTGTGTGGACCATAGGCAGCATCCAGGTGTCAGCTGCTTTGTCTCCCACAAGCCACCCAGAGTCACAGCTCCCCTTTTGGGATCTCCTGGTAtaggggtttgggggctgggcaGTAGGGAGGTGAGAGAAGGGTCTAGTTCTGGGATGTGAGTAGGGGCCATATGGTAACCAGATGGTCTCTGTGCTGTGCCTGCGGCCACCCCCACCAGTTGGGACCTGTCCAAGCCAAACTGTTGCAGCTTGCTCACCTGGAGTGCCGCTGCCTGATGGGCTTGCCAGCCTGCTGGACTTCTTTCCTCCTCAGTCATAACACCAGGCTGGCAACAGAGGGTGGGTGTAAGGGCTCTGCGCAGTCAGCCTGCTCATATTCCACACTCCACCCCACTGCTTGGCTATGACACAgcccctgcacccctgccccctctgccccccgccAAGCTTCCCATGTTGTGCTTCTCCATCCTAGAAGGATGGGAGGTGCTTGGTGGGACCATTTGAATGCCTCAAGAATGCCTTGAAGCTGGTCCCAGGGAGCAGGGGCATAGCCTGCTGGGGCTAGAAGGTGGCCATAGACCCTGAAAGACTCCCCCAGGCCTTTCCCTCTGCAGGCAGGATTCTCCTCCCACCCTGTGGACTCTGCAGGCCTCGTTCGTTGGCACTGCTGCCAGGGGTTGAAGGGGCGGGGCAGGTGTGGTTTACACTTCCGCTCTGTGTGCCTGCTCCCCTTTGTTCCTGGCACTCTAGCCCGGCCTCTGTGGTGTGCTGCTCAGGGCTGGACCTGGCCGAGGACAGAATGGAGGGAATGGGCTGTGGGTCTCATGGGGCCCTGCCACTGACCTACGCACCCCCGTTGGCTCACTTCCCCCAGCGGCCTGGCATGTCTCCAGGGAGCCGGATGCCCATGGCTGGCTTGCAGGTGGGACCCCCTGCGGGCTCCCCATTTGGTACAGCTACTCCACTTCGACCTGGCATGCCACCCACCATGATGGACCCATTCCGAAAACGCCTGCttgtgccccaggcccagcccccaaTGCCCGCCCAGCGCCGGGGGTAAGCCTATTCTGTTTCTCCCAGCCTACCGAGCATAGCCTTAGTGGTAAGAGAGGGCTTCCTTCTGTCCTAAGAGCTGTGAGGACTGAGGAAGACCCCTCATTCCATTGGGGGAGGGTCCTGGGGACTGGAGGGATGGATGAGGAGGTCCTTTGGATCACTGACCTCTTAAGTGAGTTTCTGTCCTTCCCAGGTTAaagaggaggaagatggcagaTAAGGTTCTACCTCAGAGAGTGAGTATTTTGGGAGAGGGTGTAGGAGGTCCACCCAGTGGCTAGCTGGCTATGGATAGAGTCAGTTTCCCCCAACCATGTGacggagaagggaggaaagaaccAGAGCTGCAGCTGAAACACGCtgctaaattccttcttcctccagaTTCGGGAGCTTGTCCCAGAGTCTCAGGCGTACATGGATCTCTTGGCTTTTGAGCGGAAGCTGGACCAGACCATTGCTCGCAAGCGGATGGAGATCCAGGAGGCCATCAAAAAGCCTCTGACGGTGAGTGCAGCCCTGGCTACTCCTGTGCCTTCTCAagttctctgcctctccttggcCTGGTTTTCCAGGGTCCAAATGAGGGGCTACAGTGGGTAAAACAGAATTTTCCACACTGCAATGCAGTCCTTTAGTGGAGCATGAACTCAGTTTAATGTGGTAGGACCAGCATGTTTTGATGAAATAAACAGTAGTAGAagttataataataattcttCACAGTAAGGTATTTACCACAGTAGTAAAGGTATTATGTCATAACATTTTTGTTTCAGATGTTTATATAGGTGTGTGTAGAACCTGGGTcatgatttaaaatgtaaatcatgtTGCTCATGGTCAGCAGTTTGAAAAGTGAGACGAGAGGGTAGATGAGGGTAATTCCTGTCTCCTTAGCTGTCCCTAGAgaagctttcctttttttttccctctttttaatgATAATCTAGAACAATTCCCTGAAGGGTTACTAGGAGATGAGAATATTTGGGGGCCATGATGGGTAGTTGAGTTTCATTAAAAATGAGAGCTGGAGGTTTCTGGTTTGCCCGATAGCACCCCATGTCCCTCGGTCACACCACTGATCCCACTGTGTCGGAACTGTGGGTAGTGTGTCTCTCACCCCCCAAAACTGCAAGTTCCTTGAAGGCCAATACTTGGATTTCCTACTCCCAATTCCTGGTGTCTAACAACGTGCTTGGCCCACAGTCGCCACTCAGTATTGATGTTGAATGAGTTTGGATGGGAAGATTGGGTAGCATTGTTTCCTAACATGTTGGCCCACCTGTAGCTGgttgtcttttcttctcttcagcAAAAACGAAAGCTGCGGATCTATATTTCCAATACGTTCAGTCCCAGCAAGGCAGAAGGTGACAGTGCAGGAACCACAGGGACCCCTGGGGGaaccccagctggggacaagGTGGCTTCCTGGGAACTCCGAGTGGAGGGAAAACTCCTGGATGATGTGAGTTGGGGAAGGAGGTGTCTGGAGAGGACGTGGCCTGTGGGATTTAAAGGCTGGGGCCAGACAGTTGGGTACATCTGGGGAAGTCCTGCCTGAGGGAGAGCGCAGTGCTCCTGATCAAGCTCTGcacagggccaggccaggccaggccagaggtTGGAGATTTGTAAGGTTATTACAACAGTTCTCCTGCAGGGGGCAGTCAAGGGTCTTGAGGAAAGGTTCCCCTTTTTAATTCATAATCCTGTGCTGGCAAACAGTGGGGCTGCATGGAGAGTCCTTTTCCTGCCTCCAGTCTCTCACTCTTCCCTGCTTCCTTCAGGGCCCAAGAATCCTCGGTACCCTCAacttcaggcctgaaacaatatTCCTCTTTCTGGGGCTTAGCATAGCTTAGCTTTGAGAGCTCAGCAGCACTCCCATCTCAACCCTTTTTATCCCCAGCCTAGCAAACAGAAGAGGAAGTTCTCTTCATTCTTTAAGAGTCTTGTCATTGAGCTAGACAAGGAACTGTATGGACCTGACAACCACCTGGTGGAGGTGAGAGTTGACCTGGGGCTTGGGAGCACAAGCTGATGCGCCAGGTGGACAGCAAAATGGCTGTGGGCCCCTTGGAGGGCCAGGTGTGTAATGTCCATGCCCATCCCCCTGGTGACGAGTTCTGTTCTCCTCCTCTGCCAGTGGCATCGGATGCCCACCACCCAGGAGACAGATGGCTTCCAGGTGAAACGGCCTGGAGACCTCAACGTCAAGTGCACCCTCCTGCTCATGCTGGATCATCAGGTGACATGCCCTGGGGCCATGTCTGGGGGACCAGCGGGCCTTACTGTAAACCcttcctgtccctgccctgttcttttgctttgatttttcacAAGAACCCCTCCTCTGACTCCCTTCTGGCCATCCCCAGCCTCCTCAGTACAAGTTGGACCCCCGACTGGCAAGGCTGCTGGGAGTGCACACACAGACGAGAGCCGCCATCATGCAGGCCCTGTGGCTTTACATCAAACACAACCAGCTGCAGGATGGACACGAGCGCGAGTACATCAACTGCAACCGTTACTTCCGCCAGGTTAGCTGGGTTGCTGTCCTCCCTCCGGTCTTCGCAGCCCCTGCCTTGCCTGCTGCTCCAGAGCCCCCCTGGGCTAGCTCTGGGCCACATTCTTCACACTGACTCTGGGATGATCCACCTCCTCCTGTGCCCTGAAAGGCATTTTTGTTACTTTCCAGATCTTCAGTTGTGGCCGACTCCGTTTCTCCGAGATTCCCATGAAGCTGGCTGGGTTGCTGCAGCATCCAGACCCCATTGTCATCAACCATGTTATTAGGTAAATGGGAAGAGGGTGGTACGAAGGCTCTTCTAAGAGCAACTTACCTGTGGATTGCTCTAAagccagagagaagcagcaggtGTGGTTTCCTGCTCCCCAAGTATGTGCTGGGgtggcccaggtgggcgggatcGACACTACTATGTACTCACCCTTCTCCTCCTATGTGCTGCCTACAGTGTGGACCCCAACGACCAGAAGAAGACAGCCTGCTATGATATCGACGTGGAGGTGGACGACCCACTCAAGGCCCAGATGAGCAATTTTCTGGCTTCTACCACCAATCAGCAGGAGATTGCCTCCCTTGATGTCAAGGTGGGCTCTCTGCCTTCTCAGCCTCCTCTGGGGCCCAGAATGGTGATGGGAAGGCTCTGTTGGGCACTTCCATACATTTAGTACCTTGGGATGGGATTTTGGTCCAAATCCTTTGGTGTTAGGCCTGGAAACAGACCCCCTGGGGTGGGGACCAGTCTGACACATGTATGTACCCCTTCCCCCAGATCCATGAGACCATCGAGTCCATCAACCAGCTGAAAACCCAGAGGGATTTCATGCTCAGCTTTAGCACTGACCCCCAGGACTTCATCCAGGAATGGCTCCGTTCACAGCGCCGTGACCTCAAGGTATGGTCCTCTTTGCTGGAGTTGATCCTATGTTAAGCTCTGGGTGGTTTCAGACTATTCTCAGTTCTAGGGGCAGATTGGCTGAAAGAATGGGAATTAAGCTATTACTTTCCTTCTGGCTCTTTGCAGATCATCACTGATGTGATTGGGAATCCTGAGGAGGAGAGACGAGCTGCTTTCTAccaccagccctgggcccaggaagCAGTGGGGAGGCACATCTTTGCCAAGGTGGGAGTCTGCCCTGTTTGTCCTCTTGTGGTTGTAAGCAGCGGAGGCCTGAGCTGCTGGTCTCTCTGTCCTCCAGGTGCAGCAGCGGAGGCAGGAACTGGAACAGGTGCTGGGAATTCGCCTGACCTAACTGCTCAGGgatcccttcctttcttcccagccCTGGAACCACCCCCTCCTCAGCATGGAAGGGACCGCCATCTGAGGCTACAGACACACAGGAtaaggaggggggtgggaaaggggTGTCTCTTGTTACCCTCTGCTTCCCAGCTTTAGTTTCGTAACTGTAGTGATAGGATTCCTTGTTGCTTGGTCCCCAAAGCCTTATTACGTACTTTATGCATTGGCTTTAATTGGGTACACAATGGATGCCTCTGCCCCCTGCAGGCAGGCCCAAGTAGTACTGGAGGCCTTGCTTTGTCATTGTAAAGCAAAAGTTTTGGAACCAAAGGCCACTCACTGGCTTTGCTTGTTTACAGACTCCCCCATGGGGCGAGTGCCCTAGCTGGCTCTGGGGAGCTGGGCAAGGAGGAGGGCACAGCCCACACTCTTCCTAGCCTTTCTAAACCAAAGTTCTTTGCCATTCCTACCAGCCCAGCCTTGCtgctggatttttttccttttctttgggtATTTGCACTATTTGGGGAGCAGGTTCTTCTATTCGGGAGCCATTTTTTTGTACAGAGGGTAAGTTGTTTTTCAGGGAGCCCTATATGGTGCCTCctcccttattttctttcctcaatCTATGCAAGCGGCTCTGGCCGCCATCATCTCCTGGGATGCCAGAGGGCTGCCACCCAGCTCTTGGGCCCAGGGCTATAAAGCCTCCTAGAGGAAGGGGACGAGGGGACACT
This window of the Desmodus rotundus isolate HL8 chromosome 9, HLdesRot8A.1, whole genome shotgun sequence genome carries:
- the SMARCD2 gene encoding SWI/SNF-related matrix-associated actin-dependent regulator of chromatin subfamily D member 2 → MSGRGAGGFPLPPLSPGGGAVAAALGAPPPPTGPGMLPGPALRGPGPAGGVGGPGSAAFRPMGPAGPAAQYQRPGMSPGSRMPMAGLQVGPPAGSPFGTATPLRPGMPPTMMDPFRKRLLVPQAQPPMPAQRRGLKRRKMADKVLPQRIRELVPESQAYMDLLAFERKLDQTIARKRMEIQEAIKKPLTQKRKLRIYISNTFSPSKAEGDSAGTTGTPGGTPAGDKVASWELRVEGKLLDDPSKQKRKFSSFFKSLVIELDKELYGPDNHLVEWHRMPTTQETDGFQVKRPGDLNVKCTLLLMLDHQPPQYKLDPRLARLLGVHTQTRAAIMQALWLYIKHNQLQDGHEREYINCNRYFRQIFSCGRLRFSEIPMKLAGLLQHPDPIVINHVISVDPNDQKKTACYDIDVEVDDPLKAQMSNFLASTTNQQEIASLDVKIHETIESINQLKTQRDFMLSFSTDPQDFIQEWLRSQRRDLKIITDVIGNPEEERRAAFYHQPWAQEAVGRHIFAKVQQRRQELEQVLGIRLT